The Candidatus Baltobacteraceae bacterium DNA window TTTCATTGTTATACATGTGAACTAACGAGTCTCCTCAAGAGGGGTGTGATATTCGTACTCGGGATCCGACTCGCTAGTACTCTTGGGAGCCGCGGGACTTCACTCGGTAACCGCACCACTATACACCAAAACGGCCCAAAAGGTTACAGGGGGCCGGAATTGACGGCCCCCGGGGCGATGTGGCATACTGCCGCGGGGGCTCGGGCAATCGTCCGGGCCGTCTTAAATCCGCCGCGGGGGCCACCCCAAGGCGGTGGTGACGGGCAACCGGCCCGCCACCTGGCTAGGGTCGCCTGGATTCCCGGCGGCCGCCCAACCACCTAGTCGAAAGGACAACCCGTGGCGACCAAAACCAAGCGCCCGCCCAAAGAGCGGCGCCCCAAGCGCAAGCCGTGTAATTTCTGCGCGGACAAAGTACTCGACATCAGCTATCGCGATCTCAACCGCCTCAAGAAGTACGTCTCCGAGCGCGGCAAGATCGTTCCTCGCCGGATCTCCGGCAACTGCGCCAAGCATCAGCGCATGCTCACCGTCGCGATCAAGCGCGCGCGGATCATCGCGTTCCTTCCGTACGTCTCGGAGTAGCTGCCTGTGAAGCTCATCCTTCTGGGCGACGTCAAGGCGCTAGGAAAGAAAGGCGACGTCGTCGACGTTGCCGAGGGATACGCGCGCAACTTTTTGCTGCCGCGCAAGCTTGCGACCGAAGCCGACCGTGGCGCTTTAGCGCAACTCGGTTCGCAACAGAAGGCCAAAGAGCGCCGCGACGCCCAGACGCTAGCCGACGCGCAAGCGCTTGCCGACCGTTTGGCCGCGGCGAAGCTGGCGGTCAAGGCGAAGGCCGGCGGAAACGGCAAACTGTTCGGAGCGGTGACCAACGCCGACGTCGCGTCGGCGATTCAGGAAACGCTGTCGGTGGCCGTCGACAAGCATAAGATCGAGATCAAGAGTCAAATCAAAGCGCTTGGTTCGTATCCGGTGGAAATCAAACTGCACAAGAACGTCGTTGCCAAGACGACCGTCGACGTGGTCGCAGCGTAGCGGCAGCCGTGGGCAGCGCGCAGCTTTACGTCACGCGCTTTCGTCGGAAGTTCGGTGTCGAAGACGAGCTAAGCCGTTACGTCGGCGCGCTCTATGAGATGTTGTCCTCGGTGCTCGGCCAAGACAAAGTCGTGCTCCGTGCGGGCAAGGTCAACGCGCTCAAGATGATGCGCTCGCATCATCTGCCCGACCGCCTGTGCGCTCTGCAGCGTCTGGTCTTCGAAGACCCCACGCTCGAGCGCGCGACGACCCGCGCTCAACAGCGGCGCGTCATCGCGGAGATCGAGGAGGCGATGGCCGATCTCATCGCGCAGCGCCACGCCGAAGAGGCGATCGAGCGGCGCGTCAATGAGAAGATGGCCGAGCGCCACCAGGACTACCTCAAGGACCTCAAGCTCGAGGCGTTGCGGGAGACCGGCGGTCCGGAGACGCCCGCGTCGCAGGCCAAGCTCGAGGAGCTCGAAGCCCTGTCGGCGCGCACGCTTGCGGCCTCGGCGCTGCAGCAGCTGCGTCCCCAGTCGCTGCGCGAGATCGTCGGTCAGGAGGCTGCGGTCAAAGCCCTGCTCGCCAAAGTCAGCTCGCCGTACCCGCAGCACGTCATCCTGTACGGTCCGCCCGGCGTCGGCAAGACCACGGTCGCGCGCTTGGCGCTCGAAGTCGCAAAATCGCGACCGTACACGCCGTTTGCCAAAGACGCGCCGTTCGTCGAATCGAGCGGCACGACGCTGCGCTGGGATCCGCGTGAAACGATCAACCCGTTGCTGGGCAGCGTTCACGATCCCATCTATCAGGGCAGCCGTCGCGAGTTCGCCGATGCGGGCGTGCCCGAACCGAAGCTGGGGCTGGTGACGCGCGCGCACGGCGGCGTGCTGTTCATCGACGAAATCGGCGAGATGGACGCGTCGCTGCAGTCGCGCTTGCTCAAGGTGCTCGAAGATAAGCGCGTCAAGTTCGAGTCGTCGTATTACGACGAAAACGCGCCCAACGTCCCCGAGTACGTCAAGCGCTTGTTCCGCGAGGGTGCGCCTGCCGATTTCATTTTGATCGGCGCGACGACGCGCGAGCCCGACGACATCGATCCCGCGATCCGCTCGCGCTGTGCCGAGATCTTCTTTTCGCCGCTGACGCAGCATCAGATCGTGACCATCGTGCAGGCCGCGATTCGCAGGCTGGGCGCCAAGGTGGCGCGCGGCGTTCCGCAGCTCATCGCGTCGTATACGATCGAAGGCCGCAAGGCCGTGCAGATCGTGGCCGACGGATTCGGTCAGGCGCTCTATCGTCTTTATCCCAACAAGCGTGCCGCGGTGACGAAAAATCCCACCATCACCGAAGACGACGTGCGCGCGGTCGTGCAGACCAGCCGCCTCGTGCAGCACACGCCGGTGAAGGCCCGCGCCAAGCGCGAGATCGGCAAAACCTTCGGCTTGGGCGTGCTGCATTATCTCGGCAGCATCATCGAAATCGAGGCCGTGGCCTTTGCGGCGTCGCAGCACGGCAAAGGAACGGTGCGCTTCAACGAAACCGCCGGCACGATGGCCAAAGATTCCGTGTTCAATGCGACCAGCGTGCTGCGCGCGCACGCGGGCGTCGACATGGCCGACTACGACGTGCACGTCAACGTCGTCGGCGGCGGGAACATCGACGGGCCGTCGGCCGGACTGGCGATTTTCTTGGCGCTGTACTCCGCGGTCACCAAGACGCCGCTGCCGCAAGACGTCGCGATTACCGGCGAGCTCTCGATCCAAGGCAAGGTCCGCGGCGTCGGGGGAATCGTCGAGAAGCTGTACGCGGCGCGCCAGGCCGGAATGCGCTGCGTGATCGTTCCCAAGGAGAACGCGCGCGAGATCGACGCGTCCCTGGCCGGCCTCGAGGTCCTTCCGGTGACCGGCGTGGAGCAGGTTCTGCGCGA harbors:
- the rpsR gene encoding 30S ribosomal protein S18 — its product is MATKTKRPPKERRPKRKPCNFCADKVLDISYRDLNRLKKYVSERGKIVPRRISGNCAKHQRMLTVAIKRARIIAFLPYVSE
- the rplI gene encoding 50S ribosomal protein L9, producing the protein MKLILLGDVKALGKKGDVVDVAEGYARNFLLPRKLATEADRGALAQLGSQQKAKERRDAQTLADAQALADRLAAAKLAVKAKAGGNGKLFGAVTNADVASAIQETLSVAVDKHKIEIKSQIKALGSYPVEIKLHKNVVAKTTVDVVAA
- the lonC gene encoding Lon family ATP-dependent protease yields the protein MGSAQLYVTRFRRKFGVEDELSRYVGALYEMLSSVLGQDKVVLRAGKVNALKMMRSHHLPDRLCALQRLVFEDPTLERATTRAQQRRVIAEIEEAMADLIAQRHAEEAIERRVNEKMAERHQDYLKDLKLEALRETGGPETPASQAKLEELEALSARTLAASALQQLRPQSLREIVGQEAAVKALLAKVSSPYPQHVILYGPPGVGKTTVARLALEVAKSRPYTPFAKDAPFVESSGTTLRWDPRETINPLLGSVHDPIYQGSRREFADAGVPEPKLGLVTRAHGGVLFIDEIGEMDASLQSRLLKVLEDKRVKFESSYYDENAPNVPEYVKRLFREGAPADFILIGATTREPDDIDPAIRSRCAEIFFSPLTQHQIVTIVQAAIRRLGAKVARGVPQLIASYTIEGRKAVQIVADGFGQALYRLYPNKRAAVTKNPTITEDDVRAVVQTSRLVQHTPVKARAKREIGKTFGLGVLHYLGSIIEIEAVAFAASQHGKGTVRFNETAGTMAKDSVFNATSVLRAHAGVDMADYDVHVNVVGGGNIDGPSAGLAIFLALYSAVTKTPLPQDVAITGELSIQGKVRGVGGIVEKLYAARQAGMRCVIVPKENAREIDASLAGLEVLPVTGVEQVLRELGLHRRRAPAKNRRRSR